One segment of Methanobacterium formicicum DSM 3637 DNA contains the following:
- a CDS encoding class I SAM-dependent methyltransferase, which yields MSNDNQTIHEFDLNIIFDYFSNTPRQGPGSPEITLKALSFIDGLTSNSKIADIGCGTGGQTMVLAQNTTSKITGIDLFSDFIRQFNQNAQKLNLQERVKGIVGNMENLPFQEEELDLIWSEGAIYNIGFERGLREWRKFLKNGGYIAVTENTWFTQERPTEIQDFWQEAYPEMDTISGKVAQMEKAGYLPIATFVVPEDCWIDYYEVQNPQMQESFLEKYKGNKSAEEFIAYQQYEAELYRKYKEYYGYVFYIGKRIR from the coding sequence ATGAGTAACGATAACCAAACGATTCACGAATTTGATTTGAATATTATTTTTGATTATTTTTCAAATACCCCACGTCAAGGACCGGGAAGTCCCGAAATAACCCTCAAAGCTTTGAGTTTTATAGATGGTCTTACCTCAAATTCCAAAATTGCTGATATTGGTTGCGGAACAGGCGGTCAAACAATGGTGCTGGCGCAAAACACAACCAGTAAAATTACCGGGATTGATTTATTCTCTGATTTCATCAGACAATTTAACCAAAACGCCCAAAAACTAAATCTTCAAGAAAGAGTGAAAGGTATCGTTGGCAATATGGAAAATCTTCCCTTTCAGGAAGAAGAACTGGACCTGATCTGGTCAGAAGGCGCAATTTATAACATTGGATTTGAACGTGGATTACGCGAGTGGCGAAAATTCCTTAAAAATGGAGGATATATCGCAGTTACAGAAAATACCTGGTTTACCCAGGAGCGACCCACCGAAATTCAGGACTTCTGGCAGGAAGCCTATCCTGAAATGGATACAATATCGGGCAAGGTTGCTCAAATGGAAAAAGCAGGTTATCTCCCCATTGCCACTTTCGTTGTCCCTGAAGATTGCTGGATCGATTATTATGAAGTTCAAAATCCCCAGATGCAGGAATCTTTCCTGGAAAAGTACAAGGGCAATAAATCCGCAGAAGAATTCATAGCCTATCAGCAATATGAGGCGGAATTATATCGTAAATACAAAGAATATTATGGGTATGTGTTCTATATCGGGAAAAGAATCAGATGA
- a CDS encoding HEPN domain-containing protein: protein MLSRLEEEGFIKKLPPDPRRVENSLDLAHRDVDTATRMLKNEDNDWAFNIAYNSMLQSVRALMFHMGYRPSSKNSHIAVVRFTEIVLGDDYSVLLDRIRRKRHRAVYDIAGTISNSEAHFVVEMALKLIQRVESELDK from the coding sequence ATGTTAAGTAGACTGGAAGAAGAGGGGTTCATCAAAAAATTACCACCTGACCCTCGAAGAGTAGAAAATTCTCTGGATTTAGCTCATAGAGATGTTGATACTGCTACTAGAATGTTAAAAAATGAAGATAATGATTGGGCTTTTAACATAGCTTATAACTCCATGCTCCAATCAGTCAGAGCTTTAATGTTTCACATGGGTTACCGGCCTTCAAGTAAGAACTCACATATTGCAGTGGTAAGGTTCACCGAAATAGTTTTGGGGGATGATTATTCTGTTTTGCTGGATAGAATCCGCCGTAAAAGACATCGAGCTGTTTATGATATCGCTGGAACAATATCAAATTCTGAAGCCCATTTTGTGGTGGAAATGGCATTAAAGTTGATTCAGAGAGTTGAAAGTGAATTAGATAAATAA
- a CDS encoding restriction endonuclease produces MFYRSESSGYNGSIDLVKETLNKFAGLKRVSPLLISKELPEMSEEDILSIIFQLSKEKYLNINYEITCPECSSDVITLSSLKDIPDKVICEICDICNEFIPTSSDIWITITIENEIQVQDVKDQVIDKNTTNLNLNDAFNNIEFSSLVDDEFFIIDIDKFNLLLLDVINANTNDEKKNSMENLGEYLFTNIANFEIVERNKRTPTSELDIVSENNNAFHPFLTSLGLLIPIECKNWKSAIGASEIRDFGADMVNRKFQTGILISKSGITGERKFKTDAQGELVNFFKQNAKILVLTLEDLYQISDGISLLTILRKRNRELHLS; encoded by the coding sequence ATGTTCTACAGATCAGAAAGTTCAGGATATAATGGAAGCATAGATTTAGTAAAAGAGACCTTGAACAAATTTGCTGGTTTAAAAAGAGTTTCACCATTATTGATTTCTAAAGAACTGCCTGAAATGTCTGAAGAGGATATCTTGTCAATAATATTTCAGCTATCCAAAGAAAAATATCTAAATATAAACTATGAAATAACATGTCCAGAATGTTCTAGTGATGTTATTACATTGTCCTCATTGAAAGATATCCCTGATAAAGTTATTTGCGAAATCTGTGATATTTGTAATGAATTTATACCTACATCCTCAGATATTTGGATTACAATAACTATTGAAAATGAAATTCAAGTACAAGATGTTAAGGATCAAGTTATAGATAAAAACACTACTAATTTAAATTTAAACGATGCGTTTAATAACATAGAATTTTCATCGTTAGTAGATGATGAGTTTTTCATAATAGACATTGATAAATTCAATTTATTGCTTTTAGATGTAATTAATGCAAATACTAATGATGAAAAGAAAAACAGTATGGAAAATTTAGGTGAATATCTTTTTACAAATATTGCTAACTTTGAAATCGTTGAACGAAATAAAAGAACACCTACAAGTGAATTAGATATTGTATCAGAAAATAATAATGCTTTTCATCCATTTTTAACATCATTAGGACTTTTAATACCTATAGAATGTAAAAATTGGAAATCTGCAATTGGAGCGAGTGAAATAAGAGATTTTGGGGCAGATATGGTTAACAGAAAATTCCAAACAGGCATATTAATTTCCAAATCAGGAATTACAGGAGAGCGAAAATTCAAAACTGATGCTCAAGGAGAATTAGTTAATTTTTTTAAGCAAAACGCTAAAATACTTGTCTTAACATTGGAAGATCTTTACCAAATATCGGATGGAATCAGTCTATTAACTATATTACGAAAAAGGAATCGAGAACTTCATTTAAGTTAA
- a CDS encoding ADP-ribosylglycohydrolase family protein → MALEMSARSSCTTHKHPMAVDACRYMGGLIHGALIGKSKDELLTPRYSPWPGYWEENPLVTEIDQVACGSFKHKEPPEIRGRGFVVKSLEAALWAFYKSDTFEEGCLLAVNLGEDADTTGAIYGQLAGAYYAKSAIPTKWIKGLKKLDLIESIIEGLFMSN, encoded by the coding sequence ATGGCACTGGAAATGTCAGCCCGGTCTTCATGCACCACCCATAAACACCCCATGGCAGTGGATGCCTGCCGCTATATGGGAGGATTAATCCACGGTGCACTTATCGGGAAATCCAAGGATGAACTTCTCACCCCACGGTACTCACCCTGGCCAGGATATTGGGAAGAAAACCCCCTTGTAACAGAGATCGACCAGGTTGCTTGTGGTTCCTTTAAACATAAAGAACCGCCGGAAATACGTGGGCGTGGTTTTGTGGTTAAATCCCTGGAAGCTGCCCTGTGGGCTTTTTATAAATCAGATACCTTTGAAGAAGGCTGTTTATTGGCGGTGAATTTGGGTGAAGATGCTGATACCACTGGTGCTATTTATGGTCAGCTGGCCGGGGCCTACTACGCAAAAAGTGCAATACCCACAAAATGGATAAAAGGCCTTAAAAAGCTTGATTTAATTGAATCAATTATAGAAGGATTATTCATGAGTAATTAG
- a CDS encoding virulence RhuM family protein — protein MAKDQKLEKNNIILYKGDEGAATIEVLLKDDTMWSTQKTMAELFDVTAATINEHLKNIFQTGELNEMSTIRNFLIVQKEGNREVTRKINFYDLDAIIAVGYRVNSKQATQFRIWATNVLNEFITKGFVLDEELLKNGTRFGKDYFNELLEKIREIRASERRFYQKITDIFAECSFDYNKDAEITRTFYATVQNKLHWAITHHTAAEIISERADSTRKNMGLTNWKNAPEGKILKTDTGVAKNYLSQEEILELNRIVNMYLDYAENQAERHKLMSMEDWASRLDAFLKFNEYDILENPGKVSHAVAKEIASKEFEKYRKIQDKDYISDFDKVVFKKYLDKKGNNNT, from the coding sequence ATGGCCAAAGATCAAAAATTAGAAAAAAATAATATAATTCTTTACAAGGGTGATGAAGGGGCGGCAACAATCGAAGTTCTTTTAAAAGACGACACCATGTGGTCCACACAGAAAACAATGGCAGAACTTTTTGATGTGACCGCAGCAACCATAAATGAACATTTAAAAAATATCTTTCAAACAGGGGAATTAAATGAAATGTCAACTATTAGGAATTTCCTAATAGTTCAAAAAGAGGGTAATAGAGAAGTTACCAGAAAGATAAATTTTTATGATTTAGACGCAATTATTGCAGTAGGTTATCGTGTAAACTCTAAACAAGCTACACAATTCAGAATATGGGCCACTAATGTCCTAAACGAATTTATAACTAAAGGTTTCGTCTTGGATGAGGAACTTCTAAAAAATGGTACTCGCTTCGGTAAGGATTACTTCAATGAATTACTGGAAAAGATCCGTGAAATCCGGGCCAGTGAACGTAGATTCTACCAGAAAATAACCGATATCTTTGCAGAGTGCAGCTTTGATTATAATAAAGACGCTGAGATAACCCGGACTTTCTATGCAACTGTTCAAAATAAACTTCATTGGGCTATCACCCATCACACTGCAGCAGAAATCATATCAGAACGAGCTGACAGCACCAGAAAGAATATGGGCCTCACCAACTGGAAGAATGCACCAGAAGGTAAAATACTAAAAACAGACACGGGTGTTGCTAAAAACTATTTATCCCAAGAAGAGATTTTGGAATTGAATCGTATCGTTAACATGTACCTGGACTATGCAGAAAACCAGGCAGAAAGACATAAACTTATGTCCATGGAGGACTGGGCATCAAGGTTAGATGCTTTCCTTAAATTCAATGAATACGATATTCTCGAGAATCCTGGAAAAGTTTCCCATGCGGTGGCCAAGGAAATTGCCAGTAAAGAATTTGAAAAGTACCGGAAAATCCAGGATAAAGATTATATCTCTGATTTTGATAAGGTAGTGTTTAAGAAGTATTTGGATAAAAAAGGGAACAATAACACTTAA
- a CDS encoding pectinesterase family protein → MIKSPSHANSISITTLFLGLVLLFSLSTVSAADGSTLYVNGGTGSDLNNGTEWIYAKQTIQNALDSAPDNSVVNVASGTYTENIKITKNVILVGAGSSTTNIDGDNKDSCIQISPGVTVEISGFNFVRGNAHSGGGINNQGTLTLKDSVVIGNRGQLGGGICNYGSASVLTLKNTHVTLNYAYYGSGIANHKGTMFLDDSIIDDNEKARFQGTQIFTSGTVYANNTVIGGKIYYSDGTTRESSNYPTLDDVYGPINNQRGGVDPTESEDTNPTILEAASSEKISSNPSTNQDLTGVKNQELIGMQETGTPVNYIILAILMIISIFCLKTAHKGVNWN, encoded by the coding sequence ATGATTAAATCACCCTCTCATGCCAACAGTATAAGCATCACGACCCTGTTTCTGGGTTTAGTTTTATTATTCTCTCTTAGCACGGTTTCTGCCGCAGATGGATCCACTTTATACGTGAATGGAGGCACTGGGAGTGATCTGAATAATGGGACTGAATGGATATACGCCAAACAAACCATTCAAAACGCCCTGGACTCAGCACCGGATAACAGTGTGGTGAACGTGGCCAGCGGTACTTACACTGAAAACATTAAAATAACCAAGAATGTCATCCTGGTTGGTGCTGGAAGCTCAACCACCAATATTGATGGGGATAATAAGGACAGCTGTATCCAGATCAGCCCCGGGGTAACAGTAGAAATCAGTGGATTTAATTTTGTCCGGGGTAATGCACATTCTGGTGGAGGGATCAATAACCAGGGCACTTTAACCCTGAAAGACTCGGTGGTCATAGGTAACCGTGGCCAGCTTGGTGGGGGAATCTGCAACTATGGTTCTGCATCAGTGTTAACCCTGAAAAATACACATGTCACCCTTAACTATGCTTATTATGGGAGTGGAATTGCCAACCACAAGGGTACCATGTTCCTGGATGATTCTATTATAGATGATAATGAGAAAGCCCGTTTCCAGGGCACACAGATCTTCACCTCCGGCACAGTGTATGCTAATAACACTGTTATAGGGGGTAAAATATATTACAGTGACGGTACAACACGTGAATCCAGTAATTACCCTACATTGGATGATGTTTATGGGCCGATTAACAATCAAAGAGGCGGAGTTGACCCCACAGAAAGTGAAGATACAAATCCAACCATACTCGAGGCCGCATCATCAGAAAAAATATCCAGCAACCCCTCCACAAACCAGGACTTAACAGGAGTGAAGAACCAGGAACTAATAGGGATGCAAGAAACCGGGACCCCAGTGAACTATATAATCCTGGCTATTTTAATGATTATAAGTATATTCTGTTTAAAAACAGCTCATAAAGGGGTAAACTGGAATTAA
- a CDS encoding DUF1802 family protein, with product MRKITKSLNEWNATVEALGQGKQTILIRNYNTTLPNFILYPTVSYALKDNYLESFQTKYWDFVEENAFPQKENRKSLVKYFAKVEKVIEIPVSRISSLENYYIWTNEHVGSYMSTSKAKVWILRVYELKEPIMAERTRGIKYANLLEPVSLEGIKPTLTDSEFSKIVQKIEK from the coding sequence ATGAGAAAAATTACTAAGAGTTTAAATGAATGGAATGCTACTGTGGAAGCATTAGGGCAAGGAAAACAAACAATTCTTATTAGAAACTATAACACTACTTTACCTAATTTTATTCTTTATCCAACTGTTAGTTATGCCCTTAAAGATAACTACTTAGAAAGCTTCCAAACAAAATACTGGGATTTTGTTGAAGAAAACGCCTTTCCTCAAAAAGAAAACAGGAAATCTCTGGTCAAATACTTTGCAAAAGTTGAAAAAGTTATTGAAATACCTGTATCTCGAATAAGTTCTTTGGAAAACTATTATATCTGGACTAATGAACACGTTGGATCTTATATGAGCACGTCAAAGGCCAAAGTTTGGATTTTAAGAGTTTATGAACTAAAAGAACCGATTATGGCTGAGCGTACTAGAGGTATAAAATATGCTAATTTATTAGAGCCTGTATCATTGGAAGGTATTAAACCAACCCTAACAGATTCTGAATTCTCAAAAATAGTTCAAAAAATAGAAAAGTAA
- a CDS encoding N-acetyltransferase, with translation MKIEKIIENKKQFLDLLLLADEQEDMIDKYLPSGDLFALYDDDLKSVCVVVQINNETCELKNIATYEKYQGKGYGRALINFIFDFYKNDYKTMLVGTGETPAILSFYESCGFRKSHRVKNFFTDNYDHPIFEGDIQLVDMIYLKKDL, from the coding sequence ATGAAAATAGAAAAAATTATTGAAAATAAGAAACAGTTCCTGGACTTACTGTTGTTGGCAGACGAGCAGGAAGATATGATTGACAAGTATTTGCCCAGTGGAGACCTGTTTGCTTTATATGATGATGATTTGAAGAGTGTTTGCGTTGTAGTACAGATAAATAACGAAACCTGCGAGTTGAAAAACATAGCAACATACGAGAAATATCAGGGTAAGGGGTACGGTAGAGCATTGATAAATTTCATTTTCGATTTCTATAAAAATGACTACAAAACCATGCTTGTGGGGACAGGTGAAACCCCTGCCATCTTGTCATTTTATGAAAGTTGTGGATTTCGTAAGTCCCATCGAGTAAAGAATTTTTTCACAGATAACTACGACCACCCCATTTTCGAGGGTGACATACAGCTTGTTGACATGATCTATCTTAAAAAGGATTTATAG
- a CDS encoding Rieske (2Fe-2S) protein: MAFTEVCKTNDLDDGEMKKLVLEGFDILIARSGDDFFVADNKCPHMGGNLSQGTLEGTIITCPVHHSKFNLKNGEVIRWTDFTGFKLTIAKLFKSPKPLKIYEIKVEDDKVFAELPY; encoded by the coding sequence ATGGCTTTTACAGAAGTGTGTAAAACAAATGATTTAGATGATGGTGAAATGAAAAAACTGGTTTTAGAGGGTTTTGATATATTAATAGCTAGATCCGGTGATGACTTTTTTGTAGCGGATAATAAATGCCCTCACATGGGTGGTAATCTTTCTCAGGGCACATTAGAAGGTACAATAATTACTTGCCCTGTACATCACAGCAAATTTAACTTAAAAAATGGCGAAGTTATTCGTTGGACAGATTTTACTGGTTTCAAATTAACTATAGCCAAATTATTCAAGTCTCCGAAACCTCTTAAAATCTATGAAATTAAAGTGGAAGATGATAAGGTCTTTGCTGAACTACCATACTAA
- a CDS encoding DUF2683 family protein: protein MQSSSGMKKDEFKRTSNIHGKKDLNEPELRPEYVEKIKRIEKANKKPVLIKNIDDLFVDE from the coding sequence ATGCAAAGCTCTTCAGGCATGAAAAAGGATGAATTTAAAAGAACCTCCAACATTCATGGGAAAAAAGATCTTAATGAGCCCGAGCTCCGTCCTGAGTACGTTGAAAAGATCAAAAGAATCGAGAAGGCAAATAAAAAGCCTGTTCTGATTAAAAATATTGATGATCTTTTTGTTGATGAATAA
- a CDS encoding tocopherol cyclase family protein → MLGKIWKPEVFQGRGKKKDYFEGWYFKSVSQDEKIAYAIIVGVSITKKANKSHAFVMLLDARNQDLHYFQYPLSIFWASKEKFEIKIANNFFSLNEINLDLDDGETKITSKMKFENIVPWPVKKLSPGVMGIYAFIPFMECYHGVLSFNHTIKGYVTINNEKNDFTGGKGYIEKDWGSSMPSSWIWMQTNHFDEDGLSLFGSIAKIPWLGNYFTGYLFGLFHNNKLYQFTTYNGAKIEKLQVTDDKIKIRIVKEPLELEIDASRDEGVDLPAPKLGEMTAKVNESLRSRINIKLFRKNNNDKLLILSGTGRNAGLEFVGDINELLKGF, encoded by the coding sequence TTGCTGGGGAAAATCTGGAAGCCCGAAGTTTTTCAGGGCCGAGGAAAGAAAAAGGACTATTTTGAAGGATGGTACTTCAAATCTGTTTCTCAAGATGAAAAAATAGCTTATGCTATAATCGTGGGTGTATCCATCACCAAAAAAGCTAATAAATCCCATGCTTTTGTAATGTTGTTGGATGCACGCAACCAGGATCTCCACTACTTCCAGTATCCCCTTTCTATCTTCTGGGCGAGTAAGGAAAAGTTTGAAATCAAAATTGCTAATAACTTTTTCAGCCTCAATGAAATAAACCTGGATTTGGATGATGGAGAGACCAAAATTACCTCTAAAATGAAATTCGAAAACATTGTTCCATGGCCAGTTAAAAAATTATCCCCCGGAGTTATGGGCATTTATGCCTTCATCCCTTTTATGGAATGTTACCATGGGGTTTTAAGTTTCAACCATACAATAAAGGGATATGTCACCATAAATAATGAGAAAAATGATTTCACTGGGGGAAAAGGATATATTGAGAAGGACTGGGGTTCATCCATGCCCTCATCATGGATCTGGATGCAAACAAACCATTTTGATGAAGATGGTTTATCCCTTTTTGGATCTATAGCCAAAATTCCATGGCTCGGTAATTATTTTACCGGTTACCTATTCGGCTTATTTCATAATAACAAGCTATACCAGTTTACAACATACAATGGGGCTAAAATCGAAAAGTTACAGGTTACTGATGATAAGATCAAAATTAGAATTGTTAAAGAACCATTAGAACTAGAAATAGACGCCAGCCGGGATGAAGGAGTGGATCTTCCTGCACCCAAATTAGGGGAAATGACGGCTAAAGTTAACGAATCCCTCCGATCCAGAATAAACATAAAATTATTCAGGAAAAATAACAATGACAAATTATTAATACTATCCGGAACCGGTAGAAATGCAGGTTTAGAGTTCGTGGGGGATATAAACGAATTATTAAAGGGATTTTAA
- a CDS encoding ROK family protein, whose translation MMMVSMIKRRLKEGKTYEDFRRAWFHTTGFGIDSDSYIEPEPPLGRLYTVINAFDPREIIVIGFGPEISQEVLESVLNIDVEERLDNPLDEVIEPAIDRSFGVLVSEDDFSPKGAIEYQNPSVNGVETDLKESGELINLVRREIESASARRDEKRQEIEGEK comes from the coding sequence ATGATGATGGTGTCTATGATAAAAAGAAGGTTGAAAGAGGGGAAAACATACGAAGATTTTCGTCGGGCCTGGTTCCATACTACCGGGTTTGGAATAGATTCTGATTCTTATATAGAACCTGAACCACCACTGGGTCGTCTTTACACAGTGATAAATGCATTTGATCCCCGGGAGATTATTGTTATTGGTTTCGGCCCGGAAATATCCCAGGAAGTCCTTGAATCTGTTCTTAATATTGATGTTGAAGAGAGACTTGACAATCCATTGGATGAGGTTATAGAACCAGCAATTGACCGTTCTTTTGGGGTTTTAGTATCTGAAGATGATTTTTCTCCTAAAGGGGCCATTGAATATCAAAATCCTTCGGTAAATGGAGTTGAAACTGATCTTAAAGAAAGTGGAGAATTAATCAATTTAGTTAGAAGGGAAATTGAGAGTGCTTCTGCCCGAAGAGATGAGAAACGTCAAGAAATTGAAGGTGAGAAATAA
- a CDS encoding zinc dependent phospholipase C family protein, with translation MNKSILTFRVFLILNIIILSTIPAASAWSWDTHSQIIDTVYQGLPSDVQKNLNLEVMENASIVPDKVFNDKTYHSYPKSYEKAKTWLDKGKAAYDAGNYQDASYDYGVASHYISDTFSAPHGVSKESSSDHSSYENQGSKLKPTATYKTGDLKTLMENGYNQDGVSWNEWMQTKDKKIVQNNLNDAASVTLSAISNSINVNATSSSTTSNSNILSSLYDFIMGLFSGHNN, from the coding sequence ATGAACAAATCAATTTTAACTTTCCGTGTATTTTTAATTTTAAATATAATTATATTAAGCACGATTCCTGCCGCCTCTGCATGGAGCTGGGATACTCACTCTCAGATCATAGACACTGTTTACCAGGGATTGCCCTCAGATGTTCAGAAAAACCTGAACCTGGAAGTCATGGAAAATGCATCAATAGTTCCAGATAAGGTTTTTAATGATAAAACATACCACAGCTACCCTAAAAGTTATGAAAAAGCCAAAACATGGTTAGATAAAGGGAAAGCTGCCTATGATGCTGGAAATTATCAGGATGCCAGTTACGATTATGGGGTTGCCTCTCACTACATATCTGACACTTTCTCTGCACCACACGGTGTGAGTAAGGAATCATCCTCTGATCACAGCAGTTATGAAAATCAGGGCAGTAAACTCAAACCCACTGCCACCTACAAAACTGGAGACTTAAAAACCTTAATGGAGAATGGTTACAACCAGGACGGGGTCAGCTGGAATGAATGGATGCAAACTAAAGACAAAAAAATTGTGCAGAATAACCTCAATGATGCAGCTTCTGTTACACTATCAGCTATCTCTAACAGTATAAACGTTAATGCCACTTCCAGTTCCACAACCAGTAACTCAAACATACTATCTTCGTTGTATGATTTCATAATGGGATTATTTTCTGGGCATAATAACTAA